In Camelina sativa cultivar DH55 chromosome 13, Cs, whole genome shotgun sequence, the genomic window gtataaatttaaattttgtcttGGTCACTCTTNNNNNNNNNNNNNNNNNNNNNNNNNNNNNNNNNNNNNNNNNNNNNNNNNNNNNNNNNNNNNNNNNNNNNNNNNNNNNNNNNNNNNNNNNNNNNNNNNNNNNNNNNNNNNNNNNNNNNNNNNNNNNNNNNNNNNNNNNNNNNNNNNNNNNNNNNNNNNNNNNNNNNNNNNNNNNNNNNNNNNNNNNNNNNNNNNNNNNNNNNNNNNNNNNNNNNNNNNNNNNNNNNNNNNNNNNNNNNNNNNNNNNNNNNNNNNNNNNNNNNNNNNNNNNNNNNNNNNNNNNNNNNNNNNNNNNNNNNNNNNNNNNNNNNNNNNNNNNNNNNNNNNNNNNNNNNNNNNNNNNNNNNNNNNNNNNNNNNNNNNNNNNNNNNNNNNNNNNNNNNNNNNNNNNNNNNNNNNNNCTAAGCGAAAGCTTCgtcatctctatctctctctgggTAATTGCCATTTCAATCCAAAACTCGGTGAACAGCTTCTCTATTTCATCATCCTCTCTCTTCGTGGCCCTGTTCAATCTGCAAAGGTACAATTTCtatcttcactctctctctctctatctccccATCTATCTATCTCTCGGCTCACTCAGTTACAAAAATGGTTTTTGAACATTTGAACATTTGAATAATTCTGGGTTTTTGAATATTTGAACATTTGAATAATTCTGGATTCTTAAACATTTGAATAATTCTCGgctcacttgttttttttttgaattcttaGTTCTGGGTTCTCGGctcatttgaataaattatgGGTTCTTTAACTCTTGAATTATTCAGATGAAAGGTTATCAAATTTAGTAGCTTTATGGTTTCATTTCACTCCATAGCtttagtataaatttaaattttgtcttGGTCACTCTTTTTTACTCGTTACTATTTGTGAaaagtgtttggtgaactcGTGAgattgttttcgtttttttgttttatagagATGAGTAATGAGTTTTGTTGAATGTTATGTGTAGATTTGCTGTACAATGACTACCAAGGAGACCAGAAATTCAGTGTCACCACTTACTCTTCTACCGGTGTTGTAAGTTTCCTTTTATTGATTCATGAATCTCTTCTTTATATACTCTGTTTGTTGCCCTATATTTGTTGATGagatgggtttaagtgttgctCAGAATAAGTTTCTGATTTAAGTCTCTTCAGGGTTTTAGTTCTTTTAGCAGCAATTGTGATTGAAGCTTAGGATATTTAGAAGTTTCTGTGTAATTTAGTTTCATGTGGTTTATAATTTCATCATTAACTtgactctttcttcttttgtgttgtCTGTTGGTTTCATTTCATGTCTGTTATAATTTCATCAATGAACCCATCATCATACGATTTGATTGCTTCCCTCACTCTGTAAGTGCTTCCACcatatgtgatgatgatgatgggttcATTGATTCATTGAATTGAGCTTTCAATGCTGTGCTGGTTTTTAAACAGAGTTTTTTCTTGAAACTTTCTTTTGCAGAAATGAAAAAGGTGAGAAACTGAACGCATCATACTACCACATTGTGAGCCCGTTGACAAACACTGTGTTGTAAGTTTCCTTTATCTAATTTTGCAGCTTCTGACTAAGTAGttgtatgttgttgttttttggttaGATTTAAAGCCCTGTGATGATACTTTAGTTAGATGCAACTACTTATGATTAACACTTGTTTAATACTTGTAAATTCTTTGGATGTTATTGTTAGAAGActgagttttgattttcttttggtaCTTTTACTTGTTTGTGTAGTTGTCACTAAGAGATTCAATTGTCATTCGTTTGTGATCATCTCTCATTAGATTAGATTGTTTCTGATGATGAACTCGCTTGTGATCATCTCTTGATTCTGTAGCTAATCATGAATAACAAAGAATTGGATTCTCATTTGANNNNNNNNNNNNNNNNNNNNNNNNNNNNNNNNNNNNNNNNNNNNNNNNNNNNNNNNNNNNNNNNNNNNNNNNNNNNNNNNNNNNNNNNNNNNNNNNNNNNNNNNNNNNNNNNNNNNNNNNNNNNNNNNNNNNNNNNNNNNNNNNNNNNNNNNNNNNNNNNNNNNNNNNNNNNNNNNNNNNNNNNNNNNNNNNNNNNNNNNNNNNNNNNNNNNNNNNNNNNNNNNNNNNNNNNNNNNNNNNNNNNNNNNNNNNNNNNNNNNNNNNNNNNNNNNNNNNNNNNNNNNNNNNNNNNNNNNNNNNNNNNNNNNNNNNNNNNNNNNNNNNNNNNNNNNNNNNNNNNNNNNNNNNNNNNNNNNNNNNNNNNNNNNNNNNNNNNNNNNNNNNNNNNNNNNNNNNNNNNNNNNNNNNNNNNNNNNNNNNNNNNNNNNNNNNNNNNNNNNNNNNNNNNNNNNNNNNNNNNNNNNNNNNNNNNNNNNNNNNNNNNNNNNNNNNNNNNNNNNNNNNNNNNNNNNNNNNNNNNNNNNNNNNNNNNNNNNNNNNNNNNNNNNNNNNNNNNNNNNNNNNNNNNNNNNNNNNNNNNNNNNNNNNNNNNNNNNNNNNNNNNNNNNNNNNNNNNNNNNNNNNNNNNNNNNNNNNNNNNNNNNNNNNNNNNNNNNNNNNNNNNNNNNNNNNNNNNNNNNNNNNNNNNNNNNNNNNNNNNNNNNNNNNNNNNNNNNNNNNNNNNNNNNNNNNNNNNNNNNNNNNNNNNNNNNNNNNNNNNNNNNNNNNNNNNNNNNNNNNNNNNNNNNNNNNNNNNNNNNNNNNNNNNNNNNNNNNNNNNNNNNNNNNNNNNNNNNNNNNNNNNNNNNNNNNNNNNNNNNNNNNNNNNNNNNNNNNNNNNNNNNNNNNNNNNNNNNNNNNNNNNNNNNNNNNNNNNNNNNNNNNNNNNNNNNNNNNNNNNNNNNNNNNNNNNNNNNNNNNNNNNNTTTCATATTTTCTTATGCATCATTTTAGAGTTGGACGGATGATGAAACTCGATTATTCTTTCAACTTTATGCggatgagagaaaaaaagtaaatagaacAAGTGTAGGAATAAATCAAACTGGAAAAGATACCATCATGAAGAAGTTTGAAGAGAAATTTAAGAGGGGATTTAACAAATGGATCACTCATTTTAAGAATAAGTATGATTCGTGTAAGAAAAAGTACGCCACCTTTAGAACGTTAACTCATAATAGGCCTGAGGCTCGGTATGATGATATGGGAAGGTTGGAGATGTCAGATGATTCGTGGAAGCAACGGATAGAGGTACTTGTTTATGCTATATAtgcttgttcttttttttttgttccttgtaATATTATTCTCTTTCTTTAGCTTTCCACTGTACATAACTTATTCAGTGAGTCTGGTTTCATGAGTTATTGTCGTGTTAGAGATTTAATTAGCTgtcttgtgttgtttgtgttggcCAAGTTCGAGCACTCTAGGCTACAGTACTGTTTCGTTTCTAACTGTTTTCCATGAATCGTTTTAAGGTGGTCTTACGAGATTTACATATTACTAGCTAGTATCTAACACTCCTTTGTTTATGCGTTATAGGAATGGCCTGCAGCAAGAAAATTTAGAAGCAAAATGATTGCTAATATGGATGTGTTTGAAGAAGAATTCCGTTTGGTAGTAGTTACTGGAGCTGAAGGATGGAGCGCTCAAACTGGAGAAGCTAGTTTAAATTCTACAGtggatggagatgatgatgatgaagttgattcTGTTGACAAAGATATGCCAACACCGGTAGAGAAACAGACTCAAACACAAACCCAAGTTGGAAGTTCAAGAGCAAAAAAAAGGCGTAGGGAGAAAGATATGGCTGTTGAAGCTGTTATAAAACGGACCGAAGctcttgagaagaagaataaaatagCGGAACAGATGTTGGAGCGTGAGTATGCATCAAGTGTTGAGAGTGTATTAGAGACACTTAATGGATTGCCTGGAATTATGAAGTGGTCTTCATTTTACAAAGCAGCAGTTCAACATCTTATAGCAGATGAAGCAACCAGGCGGGGTTTTATAGCTTTTACTAGTGCTGAAGATAAGATTAGTTTTTTGGAGCTTATGACTAGAAGGAAACTTGATGATTTGTAGTGTTTATGAATCAGATCATGACATTGCATGTgttatagttttggttttgttgtgttatgaacgagttttggttttggttgtgttatgaacgagttttggttttggttgtgttatgAACATTGTTGTGTTATGAACGATTAACGAGTTTCGGTTGTGTTTGGCAATTAGTTTATTTATGGCAACTATTCTATGGTTTTGTAGATGATTAGAAGATGGATGttgggtgatgatgatggtgatgatgatgatgaacttgGTTTGATTGATTCACTTACTGCAGAGAGGTTAAGTCATAGAACAGATCGAGGAGCAGGATGGCGTCATGTCCAACAACTTATGCATGGATCAGATACACAATGTTATGACATTCTCCGAATGAACCAAAGAACTTTTGAGGCTTTATGTAAGATGCTAACAACACGATATGGATTACAAGAGTCTGAAAATGTCTACATTGAGGAATCTGTTGCCATGTTTCTTGAGGTCGTTGGTCAGGATAAAACTATCCGAGATATAGCTGCAAGATATCAGCGGTCATTGGATACAGTGAAAAGGAAGGTTGATGATGTTTTGAGTGCTCTCATTAAGTTTGCAGCAAATACACTAAAGCCACAAGAAGGTGAATTTACCAGAGTAAACCCTGTTTTGAGGAATGATGATCGATATTGGCCATTCTTTAAAGATTGTGTTGGAGCACTTGATGGAACTCATATCCCGGTTCGTCCTCCAAGTCGATCTGCAGAAGCATATAAAGGTAGAAAGCAAGAACCTACAATAAATGTTCTTGCTATATGTAACTTCGATATGAAGTTCATATACGCATATGTTGGTGTACCTGGTAGAGCACATGATACAAAGGTCTTGACTCATTGTGCGAGGTATGAACCTTTTTTCCCACATCTGCCTAGTGGGAAGTACTATCTTGTTGACTCTGGGTATCCCACAAGGACAGGGTATCTTGGTCCACATCGTGGTTTGCGATATCATCTTGGTCAATTTGCTAGAGGAGGACCACGAGTAAGTGCAAGAGAGTTGTTCAACAGAAAGCATTCAGGTTTGCGATCTGTGATTGAAAGGACATTTGGAGTGTGGAAAGCAAAATGGAGGATTTGGATCGTAAGCATCCAAAATATGGTCTCATTAAGTGGATTAAACTCGTAACGGCAACGatgtgtagaagaagaagaagaagaagaagaagaacttatTGCATATGAGCCGACCGGTGATAGAGCAATGGAAGCTCTGCGTCAAAACATCACGAATGAATATGGTCAAGGCCGTTTACCTTATTAGAAATTTTTACGACTTCGgctattctttttgtttatgacttcgtttattattttagttataaatactTCGactacttctttttttataactttgtgTATTACTTTTCGTccaatgttttggtttattatttttgttttaatttagctCATGATTTATcacaaaaatatgttgttataacTATATTACCAGCTAAAATTATTACcagctaaaattaaaaatattttctagttgtaaaagatttaaattacaattttttgatttcaaatataatgatacaaatttataaatataaaataagaattgaGTGTAAAATTGCCGCAGCGTCAGCAAAACGAACACAAAACCAGCGGTTGCGGCATCGACATCGACAACGTTAATAAAACGAACAGAATACTTGCGGTTGCGGCAGCATCAGCCGCAGAGATAGCGGCGACGAAACGAACAACAACCTGCGGTAATGTTTGACGCTGTCGCTGCCTCTGCCGCTGCCGCTGCCGCCTGCGACGACAAAACGAACAGCCCCACTATCTCCATGATTACCAAcaacatcctcatcatctttctCAACCCTATTATTATTTGCTTCTTGCTCTTCACTATGGACTCTAACCTCATTAACTTCTCCTTGCTTAGAAGTTTCACAATGGTCATCATCTACTATAACAACCTTATCAATTCCAACATGCTCAGTTGTTACGTCACtgtgagatttttgtttttttcaaataccTGAACATAGACTTGGCTAGAGATTTtgttaattcttcttctcttttcttctttcttcgctTTTTAGCTCCATCACTAAATCTTGATTTCATCTCtctgaaattgaaaaatatctaaaactaTGAGTCTCTGATAATAAGAATATTACACAACGattgcaaagaaacaaaaaaagttacaacacataactatatatgtaagAACTCTGAAATCAAATAACAATTTTGGAAATTTCTGTTATTAAATCGATCGTTATCGTTCATGGTTGTAtctgaaaattaattaatctagAAGAAAAAGTAATACCAAATCACAAAGCTTGTTCTCTACAACTTTACTCTAAGACTCTCGAAGATTCAAAATTTCTGTTATNttttttttttttttttttttttttttctattttctggttttttttttcttcgtagaATTTAGTTTTCATCACAAGACGTCAAAATTGTACCTCGagtgtgtgttttttattttatgtctcCACAAGTACATGACAATATCACTGACGAAACTTATACAGTATGTATTTAATAAACTGTTACTGAGCACAGAGGCATAGTGGCAAAGTGAGTGAAAGTGAGAAAAGTCCCCCGCTTTCTTTGGCAACCCTTTCTTCCTTTTACCATACACACATTTACACGCATGCATACATTCTTATAACTGTGACGTAACCAAATCCTTTATtcaaacatattattattacactCTCTCCTCGTGTTACTTTTGTTTTCAAACGTATATCAAGGTTACTTTATCCATTTATACATCTAAATTCTGGAatgtattacaaaaaaatattttaaaacgaaAACAGATTTTGTCTGTCAGAGTTAACAGCTAGTCTTGAAACTTGAATATCATTGTAAACTAAAAAtgttctattaaatattaacagAAACAAATACATCTCGACGGAAATTGAGTTGGTTAACTGATACATTTATTTAACTTTTACCAACTTTATAGTAAAACTAACtctttaagaattttttttaccaaataattGTTTACTTAAAAATAACCTAAGATGGTCGTATCTTATATACCGATGCATTACAATATCACATGTCTCCATGCCCATTCGTATGCATAACTTACAAACTGAAAGTTAAGTAACACAAAAGTGGTCCAGGTCTTCGTGGCCTAATGGTAAGGACGGGCTCTGGTTGCAAACACAATCCGAGTTCGAACCCTGCTGGAAGGAACTTTCTCACGAATTCTCAGACATCCATATGAGTATGGGTTCTTGCTTTCGACCCATTTGAATATCCGGAAGGGGGCCTACCCATGGGTTGTCCTTTCCCCAGGGGATTAGTCTGGGCCTATATGGGCTTAGGATTACCCctgaattaacaaaaaaaaaaaataacacaaaagtgCTGGAGTAACCATTCTATGTTTACTTAAAAATCTTCTTATATCTCCAtgatatatagatttaaatatagtatatatgtttgacaaaaaaaaatatagtatatatataccctAATACGTACCATTAGCAAGTTAGCAACTCGACTAGAGTAACACAAACTTAAACTTACTTCAAAACGTTCATACATGATACATAAACTTAAACTTATAGTATATATGTACGCTAAAAAGCGAGAAGTAGCCACTAAATACAAATACGATTATACGAACTCGGACCGGTTATGTGCATTCTCTTCTTTCCGTGGATGATTGCATATTCGGGGTAGGGAGAGAGACACGTGTTGGAGTAGTAGAACACGTGCGATAACTATAATCAACACTTACCGATCGATCTCATTTGTGTTCGCACGTGCCCTGCTTCTCCAGCAAGTGTTACTCACCCATTACATTTCTCTCTTGCATCATCAGCTCCATGGCCACGTAGATGTAGCTACTTAAACAAGTATTATATtacacagagaaagagagagatggagatggagaggGTGAGGAGATATGTGTATGTAGAGAAGGAGATAGTTAAGAATCAAACATACAACTTAGAGTGAGGAGGCAAGAACTTCTGCTTGCTCATACACGTACATATATAGTGGGTTCAAGTGTTCGATAAAATGAGGCAAAAGTCTAAACAgtactaaaaataaaatcccaaaaaaaaaaataaaaaaaaagtagtaaatGGGAGTGGAATTAAAGTGATTGAGTCTTGGAGTGGGCTTTCTTTAAATGTAGATAAGAAGTAAAATGGCAATCATATCACCAAGTCTTTCCATTACTTTAAatgattctttaaaaaaaaaaaaagcactatTTCAGACATGTAGGAGATACAAGACGCATGTGTACATGGCTAGACCTCGCAGTTAATGACTAATTTATGTGCTTCGCAATATTTCCAAAACTTCCCGACGTAATTTTGACTATACAAATAGTGAAATAGACCAACTAATTGTGGTTGgtgtataattaaaaaaattattatgcgTAAAGAAACAGTATTGACCTTTTGACCACGACAGGAGGATCAGATAAtagatttacaatatttttaattggGTAGCTTGTAagaatagttataatatttttttatacattccctataaaaaaatgaaacagttTAACTACGCAATGTATGTAATAGAGACAGACAGTAAAGATGAGTTTGGGTCAGTTTATGTCTACTTCCTGCCGCCGAATCCAAGTTCAAGTGTCACTAGTTTATCCCAGTTTTTACTTCACTGTGATGTCACCAtttgtaatattataatatgtgtGCTAAAACAAAGCACTTAAGAGCGTTTCcatgcatatatttttttattttttgtatgaatgttaaattatattaaaaaaaaaactgtggtCCAAATGAGTTTATAACTTAAAGAAATTTAGAGTATAAATagccaaaaaataaaatggaagttGGATTAAGTGGGATGAGTTTGAAACCAATACTGAAGACCACTCTCATAGCCAGGGATAGACGTCAGGGTGAGCAAGCGATTATGAACAGTCTTGTCGATGAAGCGGAAGAGAGTGGAGGATGGAGATGGAGCTTCTCCGTGTCGTGGGGCATTACGTTCCCGCCAAAGACTATGTAGAGCGCACTGAAAAACGTATCGCAGAACAAAAAGGTGGATCCGTGGCATGGAAGAGTCAAGAAGCAGAGGAGCGAAAGCTGCCCAGACCGTGGTGAACATGATACCAAGTAAACCTTGAGCCAGAGTAGACCATACATCGGAGGAGTATGCGCAAGAGAAGAAAAGGTGTTCCCTTGTTTCACCATGTCCTTGACAGAGGACACAAGCACCATTTGCAGAAGCGTTCCATTGAACCAATTTGTCACCAGTAGAGAGTCTGTTGTGGAAAGCAAGCCAAACGATAAAGGAGTACTTAGGCGTTGAGTGAGGAAAACAAAACTCCTGCAGACCAGGCACAGGGTGGGTTAAGTTGCCGTATCAAGCACCAAGTATCATGCGATAAGAATTTGCTTTTATAAGAGCCATTTTTTCTGTTTCCAGAGGGAGCGATCAGAACTATGGTGCTGGACTGATATGCGGGTAGAATCAAGCACATCTTCAAGTTGATTCAGTATGTCTAGACGGTGCCGACGTCGCCGATGCTGAAGAGCCTCTACCACAATACTCCGCTGCGAGATCCCCATATCAATGCTTCCCCGGTGTCCGAGTTGAGCAAACAGTTGACCAAGTGGACACCAAACATCGAACCAGAATTATGTTTCATGACCCATGATCACCTCTTTCTGGTGGAGACCCGCAGTCAGATCTCTGTACTTCAAAATTTTCCTCCACATCTAGGATCCTCCAACACTCTGCTCATATACAGACCAGAAGGAACCCGTTCTAATCAAGTTGCGCTTCACCCAGTTGACCCAAATGGAGTTCCCAGCAGATACAAGACGCCAAATCAATTTCAAAATGCACACTGTATTCGTATCTTGCAAACGACGAAGTCCCAGGCCTCCAACATGCTTCGGTTTGCACACGTCCAGCCAATAGATCTTAGATTTTTTCGAACTAAGGTCCGGTCCAGACCATAAGAAAGCCGAGAAAAGGCTATCAAGCTCCCGTAGACACTTCTTTGGTAGGCAAAAAGCGGAAAGCCAGAATTTGGTGAGACTAGAGAGGACTGATTTGATCAACTGAAGCCTGCCTGCAAAGCAAAAGAACTGACCCGTCCAGGAGGTGATACGTTGTCGAATACGCTCAATGAGGGGTAGAAAATCAGCATGCGTCATAGACCGCGTAAGAAGGAGGAGCCCCAAGTACCGGACAGGGAGAGATCCAACTGTAAACGGGAAATGTTGAAGAATGTCTTGCTGATGCTGCGAAAAAGAACCAACCATGAAGAGGGTGGACTTCTCAAGACTAATGTGGAGACCATAACTGCAAATTTGTCAAACACCGCTAGAGTCTCCGTAACAGAGTGTGAGCTCCCAtcataaaaaattagaagatcATCGGCAAAACAAAGGTGGGTAAGGCTCATTGTTCTACAGCGAGGATGGTAGCCAATCTGACGATC contains:
- the LOC109128322 gene encoding uncharacterized protein LOC109128322, yielding MKKFEEKFKRGFNKWITHFKNKYDSCKKKYATFRTLTHNRPEARYDDMGRLEMSDDSWKQRIEEWPAARKFRSKMIANMDVFEEEFRLVVVTGAEGWSAQTGEASLNSTVDGDDDDEVDSVDKDMPTPVEKQTQTQTQVGSSRAKKRRREKDMAVEAVIKRTEALEKKNKIAEQMLEREYASSVESVLETLNGLPGIMKWSSFYKAAVQHLIADEATRRGFIAFTSAEDKISFLELMTRRKLDDL